A region of bacterium DNA encodes the following proteins:
- the rpoB gene encoding DNA-directed RNA polymerase subunit beta has translation MSDPVAQVSRVPNNLRFRRTFGRIKKIIDIPNLIDIQKRSYEEFLQRDIPPEQRKDQGLQAVFKSVFPIKDFNETASLEFVSYTLSEPKYDVDECHQRGMTLAAPLKVTVQLVIWDVDPESGVRSIKNVKEQEVYFGEIPLMTRHGTFMVNGTERVIVSQLHRSPGVFFDHDKGKTHASGKLLYSARVIPYRGSWIDFEFDPKDILHVRIDRRRKFHATVVLRALGMTSEDLLNYFYRRDTIVLDGRKAAKVFKPEHLVGVKATRDVRNPSSNELIVKEGRKFTKLVLRQMEQAGIDQIPIAQEEVLGRVSAHDVKDPKSGEIILGCNEDITEDKLELLRQHGITKVEVLFLDDTHIGPALRNTLLQDKIGDPQEAILEIYRRLRPGDPPTPETATAFFNNLFFNPERYDLSRVGRLKLNHKLKINVPLDQGTLRREDILEVVRYLIELKNGNGQIDDIDHLGNRRVRAVGELVENQYRIGLVRMERAIKERMSLQDIETLMPQELINYKPVSAVIKEFFGSSQLSQFMDQTNPLSEITHKRRLSALGPGGLTRERAGFEVRDVHPTHYGRVCPIETPEGPNIGLIASLSTYARVNDFGFVETPYRRVKDGRVTDEIVYLSALEEEEHTIAQANAPLDAKGHFTNDLVSSRIGGEFTMVRPEQIEFMDVSPNQLVSVAASLIPFLENDDANRALMGSNMQRQAVPLLRTEAPLVGTGMEQTVARDSGVTVVARRDGVVEQVDAERIVVKADHMRPDGRDPGVDIYNLVKYQRSNQNTCINQRPIVVVGDRVAAGDVIADGPSTDMGELALGRNVLVAFMPWGGYNFEDSILISERLVKHDFFTSIHIEEFECVARDTKLGPEEITRDIPNVGDEALKDLDESGIIRIGAEVKPGDILVGKITPKGETQLSPEEKLLRAIFGEKAGEVRDTSLRVPPGVEGTVINARVFSRKGIQKDERSRAIEEDEVQKLKKDQQDEIRIIREGTQRKVHALLVGKTTSARLTDDTRKVLLNKGVEITPEVLEQVPANYWGDIKIGDDKAEDELSRLVEGMQEQVDAIKQYFGDKMERLKGGDELPPGVIKMVKVFVAIKRKLQVGDKMAGRHGNKGVLSRLLPEEDMPYLADGTPVDIVLNPLGVPSRMNVGQILETHLGWAARELAAQIRGELEENGRPSTDQLRKTLKDLYGSKELGEFIDALSAADVLKLAKKAARGIHVASPVFDGASEEEIFKLLARAALPATGQTRLHDGRTGQSFAHEVTVGVMYIMKLHHLVDDKIHARSTGPYSLVTQQPLGGKAQFGGQRLGEMEVWALEAYGAAYTLQEMLTVKSDDVAGRTRMYEAIVKGENVLEPGLPESFNVMVKELQSLALDVELVEEQQPSTPPQA, from the coding sequence ATGAGTGATCCGGTGGCACAGGTATCTCGCGTTCCCAACAATCTCCGGTTCCGGCGGACGTTCGGGCGGATCAAGAAGATCATCGACATCCCGAACCTGATCGACATCCAGAAGCGCTCCTACGAGGAGTTCCTCCAGCGGGACATCCCGCCGGAGCAGCGGAAGGATCAGGGGCTCCAGGCGGTATTCAAGTCGGTCTTCCCGATCAAAGACTTCAACGAGACCGCATCGCTGGAATTCGTCAGCTACACGCTGAGCGAGCCGAAGTACGACGTCGACGAGTGCCACCAGCGCGGTATGACGCTCGCCGCGCCGCTCAAGGTGACCGTGCAGCTGGTCATCTGGGACGTCGATCCGGAGAGCGGCGTCCGGTCGATCAAGAACGTCAAGGAGCAGGAGGTCTACTTCGGCGAGATCCCGCTCATGACCCGCCACGGGACGTTCATGGTGAACGGTACCGAGCGTGTCATCGTCTCCCAGCTCCATCGCTCGCCCGGCGTCTTCTTCGATCACGACAAGGGGAAGACCCACGCCAGCGGCAAGCTCCTCTATTCCGCGCGCGTCATCCCGTACCGTGGGTCGTGGATCGACTTCGAGTTCGATCCGAAGGATATCCTCCACGTCCGCATCGACCGCCGCCGCAAGTTCCATGCGACCGTCGTCCTGCGGGCCCTCGGCATGACCAGCGAGGACCTGCTCAACTACTTCTACCGCCGCGACACGATCGTCCTCGATGGCCGCAAGGCGGCGAAGGTCTTCAAGCCGGAGCACCTCGTCGGCGTGAAGGCGACGCGCGACGTGCGCAACCCCTCCAGCAACGAGCTGATCGTGAAGGAGGGGCGGAAGTTCACGAAGCTCGTTCTGCGCCAGATGGAGCAGGCCGGCATCGACCAGATCCCGATCGCCCAGGAAGAAGTCCTCGGCCGCGTCTCGGCCCACGACGTGAAGGACCCGAAGTCGGGCGAGATCATCCTCGGCTGCAACGAGGACATCACCGAGGACAAGCTCGAGCTGCTGCGTCAGCACGGGATCACCAAGGTCGAGGTGCTCTTCCTCGACGACACGCACATCGGTCCGGCGCTGCGCAACACGCTGCTGCAGGACAAGATCGGCGATCCGCAGGAGGCGATTCTCGAGATCTACCGCCGCCTGCGTCCCGGCGATCCGCCGACCCCCGAGACGGCCACCGCGTTCTTCAACAACCTCTTCTTCAACCCCGAGCGCTACGACCTGTCGCGCGTCGGCCGGCTGAAGCTGAACCACAAGCTCAAGATCAACGTGCCCCTCGATCAGGGCACGCTGCGGCGCGAGGACATCCTCGAGGTCGTGCGCTACCTGATCGAGCTGAAGAACGGCAACGGTCAGATCGACGACATCGACCATCTCGGCAACCGCCGCGTCCGCGCGGTCGGCGAGCTGGTCGAGAACCAGTACCGCATCGGTCTCGTCCGCATGGAGCGCGCCATCAAGGAGCGCATGTCCCTGCAGGACATCGAGACGCTGATGCCGCAGGAGCTCATCAACTACAAGCCGGTTTCCGCGGTCATCAAGGAGTTCTTCGGGTCGTCGCAGCTGTCGCAGTTCATGGACCAGACGAACCCGCTCTCCGAGATCACCCACAAGCGGCGCCTCTCGGCGCTCGGCCCGGGTGGTCTCACCCGCGAGCGTGCCGGCTTCGAAGTCCGTGACGTCCATCCGACACACTACGGTCGCGTGTGTCCGATCGAGACGCCGGAAGGTCCGAACATCGGCCTCATCGCGTCGCTGTCGACCTACGCACGCGTGAACGATTTCGGCTTCGTCGAGACGCCGTACCGCCGCGTGAAGGACGGTCGCGTCACCGACGAGATCGTCTACCTCTCCGCCCTCGAGGAGGAGGAGCACACGATCGCGCAGGCCAACGCGCCGCTCGACGCCAAGGGCCACTTCACCAACGACCTCGTATCGTCCCGCATCGGCGGCGAGTTCACGATGGTGCGGCCCGAGCAGATCGAGTTCATGGACGTGTCGCCGAACCAGCTGGTGTCGGTGGCTGCGTCGCTGATCCCGTTCCTCGAGAACGACGACGCGAACCGCGCCCTCATGGGCTCGAACATGCAGCGCCAGGCCGTCCCGCTGCTGCGCACCGAGGCGCCGCTCGTCGGCACCGGCATGGAGCAGACCGTCGCCCGCGACTCGGGCGTCACGGTGGTGGCGCGCCGCGACGGCGTGGTCGAGCAGGTCGATGCCGAGCGCATCGTCGTCAAGGCCGACCACATGCGGCCCGACGGCCGCGATCCCGGCGTCGACATCTACAATCTCGTCAAGTACCAGCGCTCGAACCAGAACACCTGCATCAACCAGCGACCGATCGTGGTCGTCGGCGATCGGGTGGCGGCGGGCGACGTCATCGCCGACGGTCCCTCGACGGACATGGGCGAGCTGGCCCTCGGCCGCAACGTGCTCGTCGCGTTCATGCCGTGGGGCGGGTACAACTTCGAGGACTCGATCCTCATCTCCGAGCGGCTGGTCAAGCACGACTTCTTCACCTCGATCCACATCGAGGAGTTCGAGTGCGTGGCCCGCGACACGAAGCTCGGCCCGGAAGAGATCACGCGCGACATTCCGAACGTCGGCGACGAGGCCCTGAAGGATCTCGACGAGTCCGGAATCATCCGCATCGGCGCCGAGGTGAAGCCCGGCGACATCCTCGTCGGCAAGATCACACCGAAGGGCGAGACGCAGCTCTCGCCGGAAGAGAAGCTGCTGCGCGCCATCTTCGGCGAGAAGGCGGGCGAGGTGCGCGACACGAGCCTGCGCGTCCCGCCGGGTGTCGAGGGCACCGTCATCAACGCGCGCGTCTTTTCCCGTAAGGGCATCCAGAAGGACGAGCGTTCGCGCGCCATCGAGGAAGACGAGGTCCAGAAGCTCAAGAAGGACCAGCAGGACGAGATCCGCATCATCCGCGAGGGTACGCAGCGCAAGGTCCACGCCCTCCTCGTCGGCAAGACGACCAGTGCGCGCCTCACCGACGACACGCGCAAGGTGCTCCTCAACAAGGGCGTCGAGATCACCCCCGAGGTTCTCGAGCAGGTTCCTGCGAACTACTGGGGCGACATCAAGATCGGCGACGACAAGGCGGAGGACGAGTTGTCCCGCCTCGTCGAGGGCATGCAGGAGCAGGTCGACGCCATCAAGCAGTACTTCGGCGACAAGATGGAGCGCCTGAAGGGCGGCGACGAGCTGCCGCCGGGCGTCATCAAGATGGTGAAGGTGTTTGTCGCCATCAAGCGCAAGCTTCAGGTCGGCGACAAGATGGCGGGCCGGCACGGCAACAAGGGCGTGCTCTCGCGGCTGCTGCCGGAAGAGGACATGCCGTACCTCGCCGACGGCACCCCGGTCGACATCGTGCTGAACCCGCTCGGCGTACCGAGCCGCATGAACGTCGGCCAGATCCTCGAGACCCATCTCGGATGGGCGGCGCGTGAGCTTGCGGCGCAGATCCGCGGTGAGCTCGAGGAGAACGGCCGCCCGTCGACGGATCAGCTGCGCAAGACGCTGAAGGACCTCTACGGCTCGAAGGAGCTCGGCGAGTTCATCGACGCGCTCTCCGCCGCCGACGTTCTCAAGCTGGCGAAGAAGGCGGCGCGCGGCATCCACGTCGCGTCGCCCGTCTTCGACGGCGCGTCCGAGGAGGAGATATTCAAGCTCCTCGCGCGCGCGGCGCTTCCGGCGACCGGCCAGACGCGGCTGCACGACGGGCGCACCGGCCAGTCGTTCGCGCACGAGGTCACGGTGGGCGTCATGTACATCATGAAGCTGCACCACCTCGTGGACGACAAGATCCACGCCCGCTCGACCGGGCCGTACTCGCTCGTCACCCAGCAGCCGTTGGGCGGCAAGGCGCAGTTCGGTGGACAGCGGCTGGGCGAGATGGAGGTGTGGGCCCTCGAGGCGTACGGCGCCGCCTACACGCTCCAGGAGATGCTCACGGTCAAGTCCGACGACGTCGCCGGCCGTACGCGCATGTACGAGGCGATCGTCAAGGGCGAGAACGTTCTCGAGCCCGGTCTGCCGGAGTCCTTCAACGTGATGGTGAAGGAGCTCCAGAGCCTCGCTCTCGACGTCGAGCTCGTCGAAGAGCAGCAGCCGTCGACGCCCCCCCAGGCGTGA
- the rplL gene encoding 50S ribosomal protein L7/L12, protein MTREQVKDFLKNMSLMDAATLVKELESELGVSAAAPVAVAAVGAPAAGGGAAAAVEKDEFTVMLTGAGDKKIQVIKVVRELTGLGLKEAKDLVDGAPKPVKEGVAKAEAESMKAKLEESGATVELK, encoded by the coding sequence GTGACTCGGGAACAGGTCAAGGACTTTCTCAAGAACATGAGCCTCATGGACGCCGCGACGCTCGTGAAGGAGCTCGAGAGCGAGCTCGGCGTGTCGGCGGCGGCTCCCGTGGCCGTGGCTGCGGTCGGTGCTCCGGCGGCCGGCGGTGGTGCCGCCGCGGCGGTCGAGAAGGACGAGTTCACGGTGATGCTCACCGGCGCGGGCGACAAGAAGATCCAGGTGATCAAGGTCGTGCGCGAGCTGACGGGTCTCGGTCTCAAGGAGGCCAAGGATCTCGTCGACGGTGCGCCGAAGCCCGTGAAGGAAGGCGTCGCCAAGGCCGAGGCGGAGAGCATGAAGGCCAAGCTCGAGGAGTCGGGCGCGACCGTGGAGCTGAAGTAA
- the rplJ gene encoding 50S ribosomal protein L10: MDRAAKISNVETLQDEFGRATVAVLAEYRGLTAIQMNRVRKAVRDADGRVRVSKNRLAKRAVDGTKNATVTPLFSGPTAVFIGFRDPVAMAKVAVKLAGEFPKLEIKGALLDGQVLPAAEVKALAELPPREALLGQLLGLLNAPATQLLRTLNEPGASLARLVDALAKRAEGGGGAA, encoded by the coding sequence ATGGACCGCGCAGCGAAGATTTCCAACGTCGAGACGCTCCAGGACGAGTTCGGGCGGGCCACGGTCGCCGTGCTCGCCGAGTACCGCGGGCTCACGGCGATCCAGATGAACCGCGTCCGCAAGGCGGTGCGCGACGCGGACGGCCGCGTCCGCGTCAGCAAGAACCGCCTCGCCAAGCGTGCGGTCGACGGCACGAAGAACGCGACGGTGACGCCGCTCTTCTCCGGCCCGACCGCCGTCTTCATAGGCTTCCGCGATCCGGTCGCGATGGCGAAGGTCGCGGTGAAGCTGGCCGGCGAGTTCCCCAAGCTCGAGATCAAGGGCGCGCTGCTCGACGGGCAGGTGCTGCCGGCAGCCGAAGTGAAGGCGCTGGCGGAGCTCCCGCCGCGGGAGGCGCTGCTCGGGCAGCTGCTCGGGTTGCTCAACGCCCCCGCGACGCAGCTCCTCCGGACCCTGAATGAGCCCGGCGCCAGTCTCGCCCGGCTCGTCGATGCGCTCGCCAAGCGGGCGGAAGGTGGTGGCGGCGCCGCCTGA
- the rplA gene encoding 50S ribosomal protein L1, protein MAKRGKRWRAAAEKIDHDRRYPIDEAVKTLLDAGGAAKFDESVEVAVQLGVDPRQADQNVRGTVVLPHGTGKSVRVLVFAKGEKAREAQEAGADHVGAEDVVKKIQEEQWLEFDVAIATPDMMGQVGRLGKVLGPRGLMPNPKVGTVTFDVAKAVGEVKAGKVEFRVDKTAIVHVAVGKRSFGAERLMENVNALIASLVRAKPASAKGNYLQRIAVASTMGPSVRIDPASSRAGAAS, encoded by the coding sequence ATGGCAAAGCGAGGCAAGCGCTGGCGGGCGGCCGCCGAGAAGATCGACCACGATCGTCGCTATCCGATCGACGAAGCGGTGAAGACGCTGCTCGACGCGGGCGGCGCGGCGAAGTTCGACGAGTCGGTCGAGGTGGCGGTGCAGCTCGGCGTCGATCCACGGCAGGCGGATCAGAACGTACGCGGCACCGTCGTGTTGCCCCACGGCACCGGCAAGAGCGTGCGCGTGCTCGTCTTCGCCAAGGGCGAGAAGGCGCGCGAGGCGCAGGAGGCCGGGGCCGACCACGTCGGGGCCGAGGACGTCGTCAAGAAGATCCAGGAAGAGCAGTGGCTCGAGTTCGACGTCGCGATCGCGACCCCGGACATGATGGGCCAGGTCGGTCGGCTCGGTAAGGTGCTCGGTCCGCGCGGCCTGATGCCCAACCCGAAGGTGGGCACGGTCACCTTCGACGTGGCCAAGGCCGTCGGCGAGGTCAAGGCCGGCAAGGTCGAGTTCCGCGTCGACAAGACCGCCATCGTCCACGTCGCCGTCGGCAAGCGCAGCTTCGGTGCCGAGCGCCTGATGGAGAACGTCAACGCGCTCATCGCCAGTCTCGTGCGTGCGAAGCCCGCGTCGGCCAAGGGCAACTATCTCCAGCGCATCGCGGTGGCGAGCACGATGGGGCCGTCGGTCCGGATCGACCCTGCGTCGAGCCGCGCCGGCGCCGCCAGCTGA
- the rplK gene encoding 50S ribosomal protein L11, whose protein sequence is MAKKVVAEIKLQIPAGAANPSPPVGPALGQRGVNIMEFCKAFNAQTQAQAGLVIPVVITVYADRSFTFITKTPPASILLKKAAGLDKGSKEPGKDRVGKVTRQQVEEIAKLKMPDLTAGDLPAAIRTVEGTARSIGIEVV, encoded by the coding sequence ATGGCGAAGAAGGTCGTCGCGGAGATCAAGCTCCAGATCCCCGCCGGGGCCGCGAACCCGAGCCCGCCGGTCGGACCGGCGCTCGGTCAGCGCGGTGTCAACATCATGGAGTTCTGCAAGGCGTTCAACGCGCAGACCCAGGCGCAGGCCGGGCTCGTGATCCCGGTGGTCATCACCGTCTACGCCGACCGCTCCTTCACTTTCATCACCAAGACGCCGCCGGCGTCGATCCTGCTGAAGAAGGCTGCGGGGCTCGACAAGGGCTCCAAGGAGCCGGGCAAGGATCGGGTGGGTAAGGTCACGCGGCAGCAGGTCGAGGAGATCGCGAAGCTCAAGATGCCGGATCTGACCGCCGGCGACCTGCCCGCGGCGATCCGCACCGTCGAGGGCACGGCGCGCAGCATTGGCATCGAGGTGGTCTGA
- the nusG gene encoding transcription termination/antitermination protein NusG has translation MDRQWYVVHTYSGYEHKVKASLEERIRALGNPDLFGEILVPSEKVVELVKGKKKTSSRKFFPGYILVNLHLNNETWHIVKSTPKVTGFLGGATDPDSIPPISEAEVREITHQMEEGAVKPKPKVLFEQGESVKVIDGPFQDFNGVVEEVKPDKGKLRVLISIFGRATPVELDFVQVEKA, from the coding sequence ATGGACCGACAATGGTACGTCGTCCACACGTACTCGGGCTACGAGCACAAGGTGAAGGCTTCGCTCGAGGAGCGGATCCGGGCGCTTGGGAATCCGGACCTGTTCGGCGAAATCCTCGTACCTTCCGAGAAGGTCGTCGAGCTCGTCAAGGGCAAGAAGAAGACCTCCTCGCGCAAGTTCTTCCCGGGGTACATCCTCGTCAATCTGCATCTGAACAACGAAACGTGGCACATCGTGAAGTCGACGCCGAAGGTGACCGGCTTCCTCGGTGGTGCCACCGATCCCGACTCCATTCCCCCGATCTCCGAGGCCGAGGTCCGCGAGATCACTCATCAGATGGAGGAAGGGGCCGTAAAGCCCAAGCCGAAGGTGCTCTTCGAGCAGGGTGAGAGCGTCAAGGTCATCGACGGGCCCTTCCAGGACTTCAACGGCGTGGTCGAAGAGGTGAAGCCCGACAAGGGCAAGCTTCGCGTGCTCATCAGCATCTTCGGGCGGGCGACGCCCGTCGAGCTCGACTTCGTCCAGGTCGAAAAGGCGTAG
- the secE gene encoding preprotein translocase subunit SecE produces the protein MKRPVERSREFLEECWAELKKVHWPTREETRAATIAVVVGVGIAAVYLGAVDFVLSYLIQWVLR, from the coding sequence TTGAAACGACCCGTCGAGCGCTCGCGCGAGTTCCTCGAGGAATGCTGGGCCGAGCTCAAGAAGGTGCATTGGCCCACCCGTGAGGAGACGCGTGCGGCCACGATCGCCGTGGTGGTCGGCGTAGGCATCGCCGCCGTCTACCTGGGCGCCGTGGATTTCGTACTCTCCTACCTCATTCAATGGGTGCTCCGCTGA
- the rpmG gene encoding 50S ribosomal protein L33: MRDLISLVCEGCKRKNYTSTKNKKKTTDKLSFKKFCAACRSHTLHKEGKV, encoded by the coding sequence ATGCGCGATCTGATCTCGTTGGTGTGTGAAGGCTGTAAGCGGAAGAATTACACGAGCACCAAGAACAAGAAGAAGACGACCGACAAGCTGTCCTTCAAGAAGTTCTGCGCGGCGTGCCGCAGTCATACGCTCCACAAGGAGGGCAAGGTCTAG
- the rlmB gene encoding 23S rRNA (guanosine(2251)-2'-O)-methyltransferase RlmB, translating into MPRERTTDEPLLVCGPNAVLGLLRSGVAVDRVYALAGQRMPAIVAAAQACGAAIQTVDRASLDRTARGTGHQGVVALAAPFRYAALEDLADAPNVLVLDGVQDPRNLGALLRSSRAAGVCGVVLPQDRSAAVTPVVATASAGTLFDLTIARVPNLVRAMESLKGWGFWTIGLVPGASRTLWELDPPPRPALVVGGEGAGLRQLVRRACDFEVTIPMAAGVESLNVSVAAAVALFELRRRGALGP; encoded by the coding sequence ATGCCCCGTGAACGGACAACCGACGAGCCGCTCCTCGTCTGCGGACCGAACGCGGTCCTCGGTCTCCTGCGCAGCGGCGTCGCCGTCGATCGCGTGTACGCGCTCGCCGGCCAACGTATGCCGGCGATCGTCGCGGCGGCTCAGGCGTGCGGGGCAGCCATCCAGACGGTCGACCGGGCGAGCCTGGATCGTACCGCACGCGGAACCGGTCATCAGGGTGTCGTCGCGCTGGCGGCGCCCTTTCGCTACGCCGCTCTGGAGGACTTGGCGGATGCGCCGAACGTCCTCGTGCTCGACGGGGTGCAGGATCCCCGCAATCTCGGTGCGCTTCTGCGCAGTTCCAGGGCGGCCGGCGTCTGCGGCGTCGTCCTGCCGCAGGATCGGAGCGCTGCCGTGACGCCGGTCGTGGCGACCGCCTCCGCCGGGACGTTGTTCGACTTGACGATTGCGCGCGTCCCGAACCTGGTCCGCGCCATGGAGAGCCTGAAAGGGTGGGGGTTCTGGACCATCGGGCTGGTGCCCGGGGCATCGCGGACGCTCTGGGAGCTCGATCCGCCGCCGCGACCCGCACTGGTGGTGGGCGGCGAAGGGGCGGGGCTTCGGCAGCTGGTCCGGCGGGCGTGCGATTTCGAGGTCACGATCCCCATGGCCGCCGGGGTGGAGTCGCTGAACGTGTCCGTGGCGGCGGCGGTGGCTCTCTTCGAGCTCCGGCGCCGCGGTGCGCTGGGGCCATAA
- the lptF gene encoding LPS export ABC transporter permease LptF, which produces MGKILHRYILREILVPFLLGLAIFTFVLLLARLLKLIELVVNRGLPPLRILELLGYLMPSFLEVTVPMAMLLAILIAFGRLSADSEMVAFRSSGLSLYQLAPPVATFVLACALLTFALSIVARPWGNRSLRWALFDIARTHAAAGLKPQVFNEEFPGLVIYAEQIDGKDDRLLRVLISDDRDPLQRNTVFAREGVMLSDVQAQTITLRLRDGSIHTTDAEGGADYQTDFESYDVNLDLREALSGLQDEEAKPREMPMGQLITTIAEKRDAGEPVEAELVEFHRKFAIPFACIVFGLVGVPLGIEPARAVRSRGFAVSLAVIFGYYILLSAGQALAEQGAVPVVVGLWLPNLGFGALGVLLLRRAAREQPLLGERMHELGDALRLRLTRAVARGGAS; this is translated from the coding sequence ATGGGGAAGATCCTTCATCGGTACATCCTCCGCGAGATCCTCGTTCCGTTCCTGCTCGGGCTGGCGATCTTCACGTTCGTCCTGCTGCTCGCCAGGCTGCTGAAACTGATCGAGCTCGTCGTCAACCGCGGACTCCCCCCGCTGCGCATCCTCGAGCTGCTGGGGTACTTGATGCCGTCCTTCCTCGAGGTCACCGTTCCGATGGCGATGCTGCTCGCCATCCTCATCGCCTTCGGTCGCTTGTCGGCGGACTCGGAAATGGTCGCCTTCCGCAGCTCCGGCTTGAGCCTCTACCAGCTCGCCCCACCGGTCGCCACGTTCGTCCTCGCCTGCGCCTTGCTGACTTTCGCGTTGTCCATCGTCGCGCGCCCCTGGGGCAACCGCTCGCTGCGTTGGGCCCTCTTCGACATCGCACGGACGCATGCTGCCGCAGGGCTGAAGCCACAGGTCTTCAACGAAGAGTTCCCCGGCCTCGTGATCTATGCCGAGCAGATCGACGGCAAGGACGATCGGCTCCTCCGCGTCCTCATCTCGGACGACCGAGACCCCCTCCAGCGCAACACGGTGTTCGCCCGCGAGGGCGTCATGCTGTCGGACGTCCAGGCGCAGACCATCACCCTGCGCCTCCGCGACGGCAGCATCCACACGACCGACGCGGAGGGTGGTGCCGACTATCAGACCGATTTCGAATCCTACGACGTCAATCTCGATCTGCGCGAGGCGCTGTCCGGGCTCCAGGACGAGGAGGCCAAGCCGCGCGAGATGCCGATGGGGCAGCTGATCACCACCATCGCCGAGAAGCGGGACGCTGGCGAGCCCGTGGAGGCCGAGCTGGTCGAGTTCCACCGCAAGTTCGCCATCCCGTTCGCATGCATCGTGTTCGGCCTGGTCGGCGTTCCCCTCGGCATCGAGCCCGCTCGTGCGGTTCGCTCACGTGGCTTCGCCGTGAGCCTCGCGGTGATCTTCGGCTACTACATCCTGCTGTCGGCAGGACAAGCGCTCGCCGAGCAGGGTGCAGTCCCGGTCGTCGTCGGTCTCTGGCTTCCCAACCTGGGCTTCGGCGCGCTCGGCGTCCTGCTGTTGCGCCGAGCGGCACGGGAGCAGCCGCTCCTCGGCGAGCGCATGCACGAGCTCGGCGATGCACTCCGCCTCCGACTCACCCGCGCGGTCGCCCGTGGGGGTGCCTCGTGA
- the lptG gene encoding LPS export ABC transporter permease LptG, producing the protein MRRWRRQMLPVIGSHLRREFLRSFALVLVAFVAIYIIAEFFDQFDEFLKHDASAWDILRVFLYKVPLVVTHVTPLAVLAGALVGLGLLARSNEFVALRACGVSIWQVLAPLVAVAMLISIGTFVWSETVVPASARRWHQIWNQEIKKKRSASSFTGREVWFHGKAGFYNIARVGYRRRMLFGLTIYQVGPDFRPTRMIQAAAAAWNGQRWDIVGAYTREFTPDGVRDVDGSPPGFELPESMDDFRVVSVEPEEFSYAMLRRQIATLRGKGVDVSESWVDLYLKIALPAASVVLMLVAVPLVARGSRVTSLPAAAGFGFTLGFAFFIVLAFARALGQNGALPPLLAAWTANGLFALLAGYYLLGND; encoded by the coding sequence GTGAGGCGCTGGCGTCGCCAGATGCTGCCGGTCATCGGCAGCCATCTCCGCCGGGAGTTCCTCCGCTCCTTCGCGCTCGTGCTCGTCGCGTTCGTCGCCATCTACATCATCGCCGAGTTCTTCGATCAGTTCGACGAGTTCCTGAAACACGACGCGTCGGCCTGGGACATCCTGCGGGTGTTTCTCTACAAGGTGCCGCTCGTCGTCACCCACGTGACGCCGCTGGCCGTGCTCGCGGGCGCGCTCGTCGGTCTCGGGTTGCTCGCGCGCAGCAACGAGTTCGTCGCGCTGCGCGCGTGCGGCGTCAGCATCTGGCAAGTGCTGGCCCCCCTCGTCGCCGTCGCCATGCTCATCAGCATCGGCACGTTCGTCTGGAGCGAGACGGTCGTGCCTGCGAGCGCGCGCCGTTGGCACCAGATATGGAACCAGGAGATCAAGAAGAAGCGCTCCGCCAGCTCGTTCACCGGACGCGAGGTCTGGTTTCACGGCAAGGCGGGTTTCTACAACATCGCCCGCGTCGGCTACCGGCGCCGCATGCTCTTCGGTCTCACGATCTATCAGGTCGGACCCGACTTCCGCCCGACACGCATGATCCAGGCCGCCGCCGCGGCCTGGAACGGCCAGCGCTGGGACATCGTGGGCGCATACACGCGTGAGTTCACCCCCGACGGTGTCCGTGACGTCGATGGCTCCCCACCGGGCTTCGAGCTCCCCGAGAGCATGGACGACTTCCGGGTCGTCTCGGTCGAGCCGGAGGAGTTCAGCTACGCCATGCTGCGACGCCAGATCGCAACGCTCCGAGGCAAGGGTGTCGACGTCTCCGAGAGCTGGGTCGATCTCTACCTCAAGATCGCGCTCCCCGCGGCCAGCGTCGTGCTGATGCTGGTGGCGGTACCCCTCGTCGCTCGCGGGTCGCGCGTCACGAGCCTGCCCGCCGCGGCAGGATTCGGGTTCACGCTCGGCTTCGCGTTCTTCATCGTGCTCGCGTTCGCGCGCGCGCTCGGACAAAACGGCGCATTGCCACCCCTTCTCGCCGCCTGGACCGCGAACGGACTCTTCGCGCTGCTCGCCGGCTACTACCTGCTCGGCAACGACTGA